The genomic stretch CCAAAGCGTAATGCTTTGTCAGTGAGCATTCCATCTCGATTAAGCAATTTCCTCTGCTTGAGTTTGGTGATATGTTCTTCAATTTGTTGTTTGAGTTCTCGACGAAACTCTGGAAGGTTTATATTCTTCTGTAAATAGCGTTCATCATAGCCCGTCAAGAGTCGGATGAGGCGATCACCGTAACAGGTACGAGCATTTCGGTAATCCTTAACAATCTGCTCAAAAAGAAGATTTGGGGTAAAGCTTCCTAATCCCTGGTTAATGGCATCATTGATGAGTTGTGCATCTTCAATGCTTTTGGTATCATTTTCGAGAAGTGAGTGCATCAGCTTATCTTCATCAGGATCACGAGCAAGGCTTCCTGCTGCCTCCTGGATGATGGCTGCTTTTTCGTAGCTAACGTGTTCAACTTTTTTAGGGACCATCACCACTTTCATGGATTGGATGATGCTCTGCGAAATGTGCAAACTGCTCTTTAATAAAATCCGGGGGTTGTTGCAGGTACTTGACTGAAGGTTTTAGCCGAATTCTGTGACTGAGCACAGACAGTAACGAGGCTTCAATGTCCTCCTTGGTAACTACCTTTCTCTCATGCAACAGTGCATATGCCTGAGCGCGTTCGTAAAGGCTTAGTGAAGCCCTTACGCTTGGTTTTTTTTCAACGTGGGCATGATCTCGCAAGTAGCGGACAAAAGAAAGCATAAAGCTCAAAAGCTCTGGAGGAAAAACGATGGCCTTTCCCTGATGTGTCAGTACCTTTGCTTTTTGCTTGACGATTGTTGTCTCTGTAGCAAGCTTCTCAGGATAGGTCATGTACATCAGATCAAACCGGTCGATGAACACGTCAGACAGTTTCTCGGTGCTGGTATCTTCAGGATTCATCGTGCCAATAAAAATAAATTCTGTGGGAAAGTCCACCTGATAACTTCCTATGGTTACCTTTTTTTCCTCGAGCACTTGGAGGAGGGCATTCTGTAGTTTTTCAGGACAACGATTCACTTCGTCAAAGAATAAGATGCCGTTGTTTGCCTGAAAGATTTTTCCTGGCGTAAATGCTTGGAGTGAGAGAGGCCCAAATTGCAATGCTTTAAGAGGGTCAATATCTCCCAGAAGATCTTCAGCAGTTAAATCCGGACTCCCTTGAACACGAACAAAACGTTCTTTTCCCGTAAGCTCTTGTGTTGGTATTGTCATCCCACGTTCTTGTTTATGGAGGCATTCTGGACAGACAGGTAGTTCAGGAAGACAATGATAAAGACAGGTATTCACGTGAACAGAGGGTAATAGCGCAGCAATATTTTTTGCCAGCGTTGTTTTTCCGATCCCTGGTGGACCAACAATGATGACATGATGCCCCATCAGGAGGGCCGACTTTAGTTGTAGCTTTGTTTCTTCCTGACCAACGATATCGTGTAAGCGATCCTGTTTTGTCAGAAGAGCAGTCCTTAATTCATCATAGATAGACATGAAAGAGCTAATATGGTTTTCTTATTTAAACTTTTGCTAACTCTTTTTTTGGATAAAGCTTTTACTCTTTTTCCTCTTCCTCTTTATCCTTGCTTTCTGCTTCCAATCGCTTTGCTGTTTTATGTAAATTTTGTTGTCGATAGAAATAAATACCAATAGCGAGAATGACAATAATCGCAGTGAGAATTACCCACAGAATCCAGTTGACTCGTGGCAGTGCTTTCTCATCCTCTGTTGTTTCAGGAGTGAGCAGAATCTCCTCCTGTGAATTATTTTCTCCTTGGTCTCCTTGTTGTTCTTGTTGGAGTTCTGACTCATTCTTTGGCTGTTCCTTTCCACTAATTGCGAAATAACTAAACCCTGGAGTTTCTGCCTCATAATACACATAACTCGTATCTGAACCTGTTTTGTTTGTTGGCAGTTCGTTCCATACATCATTTGCGTATCGAAGAAGCAAGACGTCATTTTCAAGAATGTTTTTTTCACTCAGCCATGAAAGGTTTACTTTAAAGCGAATCTTTGCATTGGTAAGCTGTCCTTCTTCTATATTCGAGGGAGTCACTTCGACGTATTGGTAGACCACCCTTTCAGAAGGAAGTAAGGTAGTTGGTGCAGAGCTGAGCTTTGCGATCTTAACGCTCACATTTGTTTTGTTTTCAAGCAAGGTAAACTCGAGCTGAGTTACTTCAATATCAACATCTTTTATCGTCCATATTGCGAGCTGTTCAGCAGTAACACTATCCCATTTTTTTTCTCCAGAAGTATTCAGTGTTGTTGTTCCTGAGGTTGTAGTATTTTGTTGGGTATTTCCTCCTCCTCCACCACCACCGCCTGTATCTTGGTTGCCTGAACCACAATCAGCACTACAGCTACTGCTTGATTCACCTGACTGACACGTACCATCGCCACAATAGGTAGCAATGCTCACACTTCCATTATTGGTTGGGCCAATACTGAGATTTTTATTTCCAGCATCGTCAACAGCAGTGACAATGTAGTAGTAGGTTGTATTGACCGATACACTATTGTCATTGTAGGATCTTGCAGTGGTATTTGTCAGATATGCTAATGTTTCATTGGCAAGAGCCTTGCTGAAGTTTGCCGTGGTATTCCTCCAGATTTGGTAGATTATGCCTGTTGCATCGGTGTTATTATTAACATCTCTTGTTACTGCTGTCCAGGCGAGTTCTGCAACGCCACTTCCTGAATCTACAATGCTTAGTCCGGTAGGAGACATTGGTTTAAAGGTATCATCGGTGGTTGCATTGAGGCTGTTGCTTACCACCGAGAGATTGTAATTTCCTGCAGTATCTTTCGTTACTAAAGCGTACCAGTAATTTGTTGCATGCACGCTGGTATTGTCTTCATAACTCGTGGTAGTTTCATTGGTAATGGTTTTTACGAGTGTTGCTGATGCTGCGGTACTTGCATTAATAGTCGTTGTGTACCGTAAAATAAGGTACTGTTCATTACTTTCGTTGGTGTCATTCTGCCAGGTAAGTTCAATATTGCCGTCAGCATCAGAATCATTTACGCTCAGTAAGGCTGGAGCGGTTGTTGGTGGGGTATTATCTGCATTACCATTGATAGATGCACCAGGACCTGAGAAGTGCGGTAATTTTAACCAAACATAATCTCCACTAAAATTGTTGCTTGTTAATGCAACACAACACGTGAAGTCGCTTGTTGTTGCTGTACAGCTCAACGAGCAACTCATCCCGCCTCTGCTTGCATTGAACCAAGAGGTATTGTAATCGGCATATTCTGTAGGAATATTGCTCAGGTTTGGATCAGCACTTGCATTCCAGATGATATTCCAGTTACTGTCATAAAGGTACGTAAGGGTGGCGTTTATTCCTGATGACGGTATAACCAGACTTGTGTTTAAGGGAATGCCAATAAGAATAGCGTCATAAATATCAGGAGCAAAACTCGCAACCTTCCAGATCTGTTGGAAACTTCCGCCTGACTGATTGGTGAGATCACTCTCTGCCTGGTCGTTCAGTGCAGCATCGGGGGGGCCTGAGGCAAGTAAATCCATCCCGACAAACATGACCATTGGTCCATCGGTAATTTGTAGTCTTCCATTGACCTTTCCGCCCATCATGGCTTTGAAAGGATTAAACTCAGTACCGAACGAAGCAACATCACAACTAGCGTTCGGCTGGATACCATTACAGTTTGCCTCGTTTTTGATAAGCTTGAAGGTAAAATTACTGAACTTTCCTTCAGAACTTCCGCTACTATTTACTCCCTCTGGGTTGAACTGCTTGAGTTGTATGGTGATGGGATTTTGGGTGAGGTTGATTACTTTCTTTAGTGGTGCAAAATTACTGCTGTAAATCTCGAGGGTCACATTGCTCTCGTTGAGGAATGGCACGGTAAGATTACCTTGGGTTACTGACTCGTACATATAGGTAAAGGTACCACTACTCATGGCAACCTGTGCTTCAAGATGGATATCAGTTACTGAACTATTTTCTTCATCAATAAGACGGATAGTTGTTTGTGTGGCGTTGAGATCCGAGGTCTGGGTATAGGTTCCTGCCAGCGGTTTCAATGTAAGATTAAATTGAGTGTCTTGCGTTATGGTTATGTTCTGGAATGCTGCATAATATGTTGCACTTGATCCTGTCCCATTGCTTCCAAAGAATTCAAGCATATACGTAATGCCGGTTGTTGGGTTTCCCATAAGTTGCAGGCTGTAGTTTGTGGTAAAGTTCGAGATGTTTATGCCATTCGTGATGTTTGGTGTACCAAGACTTACCTCAGCGTTTGGTGGAACCATGCCGGAAACAGATAGCTTTGCAGTAATACTCGTTACATTAATGTCATTCCTGCCTCCTTGCACGGTAATAAAACCAGTAAGATAATTTGAAGCATAGGTCATATTCTGGGTAATGGGAAGAGTATAATTTGTTCCCTCATAACTAGAAATATTCGTTAATGAATACGTCAGAGGAGGAATACAAGCGGTTGGATCAATATCACAATTACCAACAGCATCTGGGCTGCGGAAAAAAACAACCGTATAATTTCGATTTCTTGGCACGAGGATGTTTGTTGCATTCGTCAAGGTTGTAATTTTTTCACTGACAAACATGCCAAAGGTTTTTTCGAGGATAAAATAATTAAAGCTGAGATTATTCCCCGAATTGTTGATGGCATTGAGCTGTAATGTTGCCGCAGGCTGGAGATAGATTGTTCCATTCTCCATCTCTTGTTGGATAGCTTCTTTCGGCAGTATCGGTAAGGTAGGTCCTACTTCGAGACCTGTTCTATTATCAGGGTGATAGAGACGAGCGCTGACCTGAAATAAAAGACTACAGCTGCCATTAATACTTGTAATGTTGAACCTTCCTGTTGCATCGGTTAATGCCCATTTTGGGTTCTCGGGGATCGGTGTTCCTTGACTTGCTTGAATCACACTCACATTAACTCCTTGAGCAGTTTGATAAGTACTGTTCATTACTGCTCCAGAAAACCAGAAGGTGTCAGTGTCCGTACACACGGCATCGGTTACGGGTAAAAGAACAAACAGCGTGATTGCACAACAGAACAACAGAAGAAGATGTTTAGGAAAATTCTTCACAACAAGTTGTAGAGATTTCATGTGCCCGCCTCTTTTCTCGCCATACTTATAATGATTTTGCCATCAGTTAATATCCAATTTCTTTTCTTTCTTTTGATGGTGTTTAAAGGCTATGAATGGATAACTTGTATTTAAATCTTTTTTTCTCCAATGGTTGAAGTGATAAGGTAAACAAGAAGATTTCTGGTATGTACGTAAAAAAAACGCTTTCTGGTCAGCAATTCATATAAACTCCCGTTATCAGCATTGTGGAATGACAAAACGGTACTGGCTTGATACTTCGCTTTGGAGAGATTTCTACGAGGACAGAACAAGTAAAGCGGGTAATCCACTTGGAAAATATGCAGCAAATCTTTTCATAAAGATACTCCAAAAGAGAGATATTATACTATTCTCAAAATCATTAATTTGGGAACTAAAAAAAGATTATCCTGAAAAGGATATTTATGATATGCTTGGGTTTCTTTTTATGAATAATGTCCTTCTAAAAATTGAAATCACAAAAGAAGAGTATCTTGAAGCAAAGAGGCTAGCTCAATTGAGGAATATACCTTTTGTCGACTGTCTTAATGCAATCCAAGCAAGGAATCATAGTGCTCTCCTTATTTCACAGGACAAACATTTTCATAAAAACCTATCAGATATAGTAAAGACAATGAAGCCACAGGATATTACTTAAACCTTTTCTCGAGTTCTACCATTAGTTCCTTACTTACTTCCTTTTTGGTTTTTAGGTTTTGTTCATACGTCGTCTTTTTATCAGCCTTGCCCTTAAATTTCAGAAATTCCTTCACTAATACTTCCTTGTCAAGTTCAGCCAGTTTGTCTCTCACTGCTTCTCTGAAAAATTCTGTCCGAGAATTAAAATTATGTTCTCCTATCGTTTCGTCTATTTTTTTGAGTACTTCTTCCTGAAATTTTACAGTGACAACTTCCATCGTATGCCATTGTAATACATGGTAATATTTAAACCTTTCTCCTCATCCTTGAGAACTATTGCGTTGTTATTTCTATTTTATCGGTTACGATAATCGTGTGTTCTGCTTGACTGACGATGCCTTTTGCCACTTCAGGAAGTGGAGGGTAGTCTCGCAGTATACCTGATAGCACAAGCTGGCGCAAGGCAAATTGAACCTGGAAAGGAGAGAAATCTTTTGTTAGCCAGCGAGAGGCAAAGGGAAGCATATGATACTCTTTTATTTTTGCAAGGATCTGTCGTGTCGTGTTATCACGGACTGGTCTGGTAGCAATTTGTGAAAATATCAGAGGATTACTACTATTTTGTATTTTTCCTGCACCAGTTGTGGCAAAGGGTTCAATAGCAAAAATCATTCCTTTTGTAATAGCTCGTTTTTCACCGGTATCATAATTCGGAATGCCTGGTTCGGTATGGACGTCATAGACACTAATGCCATGGCCTGAGAGATTTCGCACGGGTGCAAAGCCACGAGCAGTAATGGTATCCTGAATGCTCTTTCCGATAGCGCCAATAGGTGTGCCAAGAGCAAGGGTTTTGATTGCAGCTGTTAAAGCTTCTTCTGCTGCTCTGACGAGATCAGTATACTTTCCTGAAAGATCAATGGTACAGGCCGTATCTCCGATACATCCTTTAATATGGACTCCAACGTCAACCTTTACCACTTCATTGCGAAAGACTCTTGTATCTTGGGGAGCGGCCGTGTCATGCGCAGCAACATGATTAAGACTGATGTTTACCGGAAACGCAGGTTCTCCTCCTAATTCCCTGATCTTTGCCTCAAGAATTTCGGCAACATCAAGAACCTTAACTCCGGGCTTGACTATAGTTTTGGCGTATTCTCTGACATCTGCTGCAATCTTCCCTGCCTGACGCCAGTGTTCGATGTTCTCAATGCTGTTTGATCCAATCATAGTAGAGTGAAAAAGAACCGTTTATTTAAAGGTTTGGACGTGTTTAATAATCTCCGTTGAAACCTCTCGGAAATCTGGTACTCTTTGAAGATAGTTTTTCAATTCTTTATCCCATCCAGCTTCTTTCTCTTTGACCTTTTTGATAAACCTCTGTTCTTCGAAAGTCTCTTGATAGTAGGCAAGTTTTATGTTCGTTGATTGCACGTCAAAAGTTGCTCCTTTTTTTATGAGAAAGAAGAAATCAAAAACATCTCTGGACTTATTTCTTGTCATAATAGCTCTTACTTTCTCAGCTAAAATCTCATGTTCATGCATAACAAGGAGCGTGTAAGGGGTGAGATCCCTATACAGGGGGATTATTTGTTTGAGATTTGGTTTCAAAAGAACGTCTTCACGGGTACTGATTTCGACTCTGAGATGATAGATACTTGATGGGTTGGTCGTATAAAGCGGACCTTGTATGTTTATCTTAAAGGTCTTTCCAATGGTTTTTAT from Candidatus Woesearchaeota archaeon encodes the following:
- a CDS encoding PGF-pre-PGF domain-containing protein: MKSLQLVVKNFPKHLLLLFCCAITLFVLLPVTDAVCTDTDTFWFSGAVMNSTYQTAQGVNVSVIQASQGTPIPENPKWALTDATGRFNITSINGSCSLLFQVSARLYHPDNRTGLEVGPTLPILPKEAIQQEMENGTIYLQPAATLQLNAINNSGNNLSFNYFILEKTFGMFVSEKITTLTNATNILVPRNRNYTVVFFRSPDAVGNCDIDPTACIPPLTYSLTNISSYEGTNYTLPITQNMTYASNYLTGFITVQGGRNDINVTSITAKLSVSGMVPPNAEVSLGTPNITNGINISNFTTNYSLQLMGNPTTGITYMLEFFGSNGTGSSATYYAAFQNITITQDTQFNLTLKPLAGTYTQTSDLNATQTTIRLIDEENSSVTDIHLEAQVAMSSGTFTYMYESVTQGNLTVPFLNESNVTLEIYSSNFAPLKKVINLTQNPITIQLKQFNPEGVNSSGSSEGKFSNFTFKLIKNEANCNGIQPNASCDVASFGTEFNPFKAMMGGKVNGRLQITDGPMVMFVGMDLLASGPPDAALNDQAESDLTNQSGGSFQQIWKVASFAPDIYDAILIGIPLNTSLVIPSSGINATLTYLYDSNWNIIWNASADPNLSNIPTEYADYNTSWFNASRGGMSCSLSCTATTSDFTCCVALTSNNFSGDYVWLKLPHFSGPGASINGNADNTPPTTAPALLSVNDSDADGNIELTWQNDTNESNEQYLILRYTTTINASTAASATLVKTITNETTTSYEDNTSVHATNYWYALVTKDTAGNYNLSVVSNSLNATTDDTFKPMSPTGLSIVDSGSGVAELAWTAVTRDVNNNTDATGIIYQIWRNTTANFSKALANETLAYLTNTTARSYNDNSVSVNTTYYYIVTAVDDAGNKNLSIGPTNNGSVSIATYCGDGTCQSGESSSSCSADCGSGNQDTGGGGGGGGNTQQNTTTSGTTTLNTSGEKKWDSVTAEQLAIWTIKDVDIEVTQLEFTLLENKTNVSVKIAKLSSAPTTLLPSERVVYQYVEVTPSNIEEGQLTNAKIRFKVNLSWLSEKNILENDVLLLRYANDVWNELPTNKTGSDTSYVYYEAETPGFSYFAISGKEQPKNESELQQEQQGDQGENNSQEEILLTPETTEDEKALPRVNWILWVILTAIIVILAIGIYFYRQQNLHKTAKRLEAESKDKEEEEKE
- a CDS encoding ATP-binding protein, with the translated sequence MSIYDELRTALLTKQDRLHDIVGQEETKLQLKSALLMGHHVIIVGPPGIGKTTLAKNIAALLPSVHVNTCLYHCLPELPVCPECLHKQERGMTIPTQELTGKERFVRVQGSPDLTAEDLLGDIDPLKALQFGPLSLQAFTPGKIFQANNGILFFDEVNRCPEKLQNALLQVLEEKKVTIGSYQVDFPTEFIFIGTMNPEDTSTEKLSDVFIDRFDLMYMTYPEKLATETTIVKQKAKVLTHQGKAIVFPPELLSFMLSFVRYLRDHAHVEKKPSVRASLSLYERAQAYALLHERKVVTKEDIEASLLSVLSHRIRLKPSVKYLQQPPDFIKEQFAHFAEHHPIHESGDGP
- a CDS encoding ribbon-helix-helix protein, CopG family; the encoded protein is MEVVTVKFQEEVLKKIDETIGEHNFNSRTEFFREAVRDKLAELDKEVLVKEFLKFKGKADKKTTYEQNLKTKKEVSKELMVELEKRFK
- a CDS encoding nucleotidyl transferase AbiEii/AbiGii toxin family protein, with protein sequence MILKGELQEYARMLGYNLGQAEMDYLQHVFLLFLSRNTANSLIFKGGTALQKVYSLNRFSVDLDFTQAHETNTHQIMEKVSKNITEFGYKNTVQEIKTIGKTFKINIQGPLYTTNPSSIYHLRVEISTREDVLLKPNLKQIIPLYRDLTPYTLLVMHEHEILAEKVRAIMTRNKSRDVFDFFFLIKKGATFDVQSTNIKLAYYQETFEEQRFIKKVKEKEAGWDKELKNYLQRVPDFREVSTEIIKHVQTFK
- a CDS encoding type II methionyl aminopeptidase, whose amino-acid sequence is MIGSNSIENIEHWRQAGKIAADVREYAKTIVKPGVKVLDVAEILEAKIRELGGEPAFPVNISLNHVAAHDTAAPQDTRVFRNEVVKVDVGVHIKGCIGDTACTIDLSGKYTDLVRAAEEALTAAIKTLALGTPIGAIGKSIQDTITARGFAPVRNLSGHGISVYDVHTEPGIPNYDTGEKRAITKGMIFAIEPFATTGAGKIQNSSNPLIFSQIATRPVRDNTTRQILAKIKEYHMLPFASRWLTKDFSPFQVQFALRQLVLSGILRDYPPLPEVAKGIVSQAEHTIIVTDKIEITTQ